From Pseudomonas vanderleydeniana, the proteins below share one genomic window:
- the can gene encoding carbonate dehydratase: MNELQDLIDNNERWAAAIKEEDPEFFAKLARQQTPEFLWIGCSDARVPANEIVGMLPGDLFVHRNVANVVLHTDLNCLSVIQYAVDVLKVKHILVTGHYGCGGVRASMQDRQFGLIDGWLRSIRDLYYENREALAKLPTEEEQVDRLCELNVIQQVANVAHTSIVQNAWHRGQSLSVHGCIYGIKDGRWKSLDTTISGFEQLPPQYRLRPVGAP; the protein is encoded by the coding sequence ATGAACGAACTACAAGACCTGATTGATAACAACGAGCGCTGGGCCGCTGCGATCAAGGAAGAGGACCCGGAGTTCTTCGCCAAGCTGGCACGCCAACAGACTCCGGAATTCCTCTGGATCGGTTGCTCCGACGCCCGTGTACCGGCGAACGAGATCGTCGGCATGTTGCCCGGCGATCTGTTCGTCCACCGCAACGTGGCCAACGTGGTGCTGCACACCGACCTCAACTGCCTGTCGGTGATCCAGTACGCGGTGGACGTGCTCAAGGTCAAGCATATCCTGGTCACCGGCCACTACGGTTGCGGCGGTGTACGCGCGTCGATGCAGGATCGCCAGTTCGGCCTGATCGATGGCTGGCTGCGTTCCATTCGTGATCTCTACTACGAGAACCGCGAAGCGCTGGCGAAACTGCCGACCGAGGAAGAACAGGTCGACCGCCTGTGCGAACTGAACGTGATCCAGCAGGTGGCCAACGTCGCGCACACCAGTATCGTCCAGAACGCCTGGCATCGTGGCCAGAGCCTGTCGGTGCATGGCTGCATCTACGGGATCAAGGATGGTCGCTGGAAGAGCCTGGACACCACCATCAGCGGCTTCGAACAACTGCCACCGCAGTATCGCCTGCGGCCGGTCGGCGCGCCCTGA
- the mksB gene encoding Mks condensin complex protein MksB yields MIEPKRVLRALAEHWALLEPLCEHFDQGTMSLGELRQQLAAQQLESTPQDITSLLDVWIRLDILVPVAKSPNRFELNAQIHDFLAYLRREHRLGLCLEIEAYLRHLERLAGYIQDAFEIRDGNDLARQLRLLDMRVRDVLKKLANDEQALVAVAERAKTSDRQIPLRQRYAEVLATWDEYVEPMIQLVNADGAFEQGVRKVENVLLRMLSEQQRLGHLVDDDMLLRTHARILEMQTSAQLTLRHARELLLPLREEARRHNAVTRGAALALSVIRRKGIDAVPQAAMPMFTRPQSTFLGSSGQVEAYVYALARFEAKPSRFPKAHKATRGGDSPRAPRTVKEMLERCTDALPMPDLMSWLLEQEPDGATDELLYWFSRLSREKRFQRERLERRDYYTQEHLVSLRSFALLSRVEDSAENSASTPHAS; encoded by the coding sequence ATGATCGAACCCAAGCGCGTCTTGCGCGCCCTCGCCGAACACTGGGCACTCCTGGAGCCTCTGTGCGAACACTTCGACCAAGGCACCATGAGCCTTGGCGAGCTGCGTCAGCAGTTGGCCGCCCAGCAGCTGGAAAGCACGCCCCAGGACATCACCAGCCTGCTGGACGTGTGGATTCGCCTCGACATCCTGGTGCCGGTCGCGAAAAGCCCGAACCGCTTCGAGCTGAACGCACAGATCCACGACTTCCTGGCCTACCTGCGCCGCGAGCACCGCCTGGGCCTGTGCCTGGAGATCGAAGCCTACCTGCGCCACCTCGAGCGCCTGGCCGGCTACATCCAGGACGCCTTCGAGATTCGCGACGGCAACGACCTGGCGCGCCAGCTGCGGCTGCTCGACATGCGTGTGCGCGATGTGCTGAAAAAGCTCGCCAACGACGAGCAGGCGCTGGTCGCCGTCGCCGAACGGGCCAAGACCAGCGACCGGCAGATCCCGCTGCGCCAGCGCTATGCCGAGGTCCTGGCGACCTGGGACGAGTACGTCGAGCCGATGATCCAGCTGGTGAATGCCGATGGCGCCTTCGAACAGGGCGTGCGCAAGGTCGAGAACGTCCTGCTGCGCATGCTCAGCGAACAGCAGCGCCTGGGGCACCTGGTCGACGACGACATGCTGCTGCGCACCCACGCGCGAATCCTGGAAATGCAGACCAGCGCCCAGCTGACCCTGCGCCACGCCCGTGAACTGCTGTTGCCGCTGCGTGAAGAGGCCCGCCGACACAACGCCGTGACCCGTGGCGCGGCGCTGGCGCTGTCGGTGATCCGCCGCAAGGGCATCGATGCCGTGCCGCAGGCCGCCATGCCGATGTTCACCCGGCCGCAGAGCACCTTCCTCGGCAGCTCCGGCCAGGTCGAGGCCTATGTCTATGCGCTGGCCCGCTTCGAAGCCAAGCCTTCGCGCTTCCCCAAGGCGCACAAGGCGACCCGCGGCGGCGACTCGCCACGCGCCCCGCGCACGGTCAAGGAAATGCTCGAACGCTGCACCGACGCCCTGCCGATGCCGGACCTGATGAGCTGGCTGCTGGAGCAGGAGCCGGACGGCGCCACCGACGAATTGCTCTACTGGTTCTCGCGCCTGTCGCGGGAGAAGCGTTTCCAGCGCGAGCGTCTCGAACGCCGCGACTACTACACACAGGAGCACCTGGTCAGCCTGCGCTCCTTCGCCCTGCTCTCGCGTGTCGAAGACAGCGCCGAGAATTCCGCGAGCACACCTCATGCATCTTGA
- a CDS encoding energy transducer TonB: MLIESRRRAYLTAMQVVHWLPRTELPFAAPSRPELFVEPEPLVESPAEIVAPAVEARKAVEPSARPAERPKIEVPRPSSSARADSKPKVEAEETPAPVKAPVLPPPRFSLQLLRAGRCLLLVELVTGQPFQSRDPSYLLLKDMLRAAGLPDAPQIIGEPVRWPLLARGNLDQGPDVAREFVQGFVQARLEEGECACLWLIGLPAVRFAGEADAQSYNRELQVEGLGSAWALPGLELLMDEPQRKADVWQAMRRLMARWKHNDE; encoded by the coding sequence TTGTTGATCGAGTCCCGTCGCCGCGCCTATCTGACCGCCATGCAGGTGGTCCATTGGCTGCCCCGCACCGAACTGCCGTTCGCCGCGCCTTCGCGCCCGGAACTGTTTGTCGAGCCTGAGCCGCTGGTCGAGAGCCCGGCCGAGATCGTCGCGCCGGCCGTAGAGGCGCGCAAGGCCGTGGAGCCTTCGGCCAGGCCCGCCGAACGGCCGAAAATCGAGGTGCCACGGCCGTCGTCGAGCGCCCGGGCCGACAGCAAGCCGAAGGTCGAGGCAGAGGAAACGCCCGCACCGGTCAAGGCGCCAGTGCTGCCGCCGCCGCGTTTCTCCCTGCAACTGCTGCGGGCCGGGCGCTGCCTGCTGCTGGTCGAACTGGTCACCGGCCAGCCGTTCCAGAGCCGCGATCCGTCCTACCTGCTGCTCAAGGACATGCTGCGCGCCGCCGGCCTGCCGGATGCGCCGCAGATCATCGGCGAGCCGGTACGTTGGCCGCTGCTGGCTCGTGGCAACCTGGACCAGGGCCCGGATGTCGCCCGCGAATTCGTCCAGGGCTTCGTCCAGGCCCGGCTGGAAGAGGGCGAGTGCGCCTGCCTGTGGCTGATCGGTCTGCCGGCGGTGCGTTTCGCCGGTGAGGCCGATGCGCAATCCTATAACCGCGAGCTGCAGGTCGAAGGCCTGGGCTCGGCCTGGGCGCTGCCTGGCCTGGAATTACTGATGGACGAGCCGCAGCGCAAGGCGGATGTCTGGCAAGCCATGCGTCGGCTGATGGCGCGTTGGAAACACAACGATGAGTGA
- the mksE gene encoding Mks condensin complex protein MksE: protein MHLDLSELSQLAPIFRELFKGYHISRRDPELYAQLSNCQDQYRTLFKALGFELVCDTRGFYYFVPDNATAQVNKTAQRLALFTFILVEHLADQGRDPIAVLDGGSLGRDELPSLLEKYRDLFVQAEVTTQDELEEKIMRRMTQLGFALEEPGLFRFLPPMHRFLDVCLSVQQDRDMAASLHSVLPLPTPVIVDEDSDEKLLETDDPLDLSEFDEGQEESEEDALARAIADEQQEMDA from the coding sequence ATGCATCTTGATCTTTCCGAACTGTCCCAGCTGGCACCGATCTTTCGCGAGCTGTTCAAGGGTTACCACATCAGCCGCCGCGACCCGGAGCTGTACGCCCAGCTATCGAACTGCCAGGACCAGTACCGCACGCTGTTCAAGGCCCTGGGCTTCGAACTGGTCTGCGACACCCGCGGCTTCTACTACTTCGTCCCGGACAACGCCACGGCGCAGGTGAACAAGACCGCCCAACGCCTGGCGCTGTTCACCTTCATCCTGGTCGAGCACCTGGCCGACCAGGGTCGCGACCCGATCGCCGTGCTCGACGGTGGCAGTCTCGGCCGTGACGAACTGCCCTCGCTGCTGGAGAAATATCGCGACCTGTTCGTCCAGGCCGAAGTCACCACCCAGGACGAACTGGAAGAGAAGATCATGCGCCGCATGACCCAGCTCGGCTTCGCTCTGGAAGAGCCGGGCCTGTTCCGCTTCCTGCCGCCGATGCACCGCTTCCTCGACGTCTGCCTGTCGGTCCAGCAGGACCGTGACATGGCCGCCAGCCTGCACAGCGTGCTGCCGTTGCCGACGCCGGTGATCGTCGACGAGGACAGCGACGAAAAACTCCTGGAGACCGACGATCCGCTGGACCTCAGCGAATTCGACGAAGGCCAGGAAGAAAGTGAAGAAGACGCGCTGGCCCGGGCCATCGCCGACGAGCAACAGGAGATGGATGCATGA
- the rimI gene encoding ribosomal protein S18-alanine N-acetyltransferase, whose protein sequence is MSDAVSFRLATEADLDAILKIEYAAFSHPWTRGIFTDALKSYQVWLMFEGNQQVGHGVIQVIIDEAHLLNITVKPENQGRGLGLRLLEELMKQAYGLGARECFLEVRDSNQTAYRLYERYGFNEVGRRRDYYPAVGGREDALVMAATLVD, encoded by the coding sequence ATGAGTGATGCGGTAAGTTTTCGCCTGGCCACCGAGGCGGACCTCGATGCGATTTTGAAGATCGAGTACGCGGCGTTCAGCCACCCCTGGACCCGCGGCATTTTTACCGACGCGCTGAAGTCCTATCAGGTCTGGCTGATGTTCGAGGGCAATCAGCAGGTCGGGCACGGGGTGATCCAGGTGATCATCGATGAAGCACACCTGCTGAACATCACCGTCAAGCCGGAGAACCAGGGCCGCGGCCTGGGCCTGCGGCTGCTCGAGGAATTGATGAAGCAGGCCTACGGCCTGGGCGCGCGCGAGTGCTTCCTGGAGGTTCGCGACAGCAACCAGACGGCGTACCGGCTGTACGAGCGCTATGGTTTCAATGAGGTCGGGCGTCGTCGCGACTACTACCCGGCGGTGGGTGGGCGCGAGGATGCGCTGGTGATGGCGGCGACGCTGGTCGACTGA